In Plodia interpunctella isolate USDA-ARS_2022_Savannah chromosome 9, ilPloInte3.2, whole genome shotgun sequence, a single genomic region encodes these proteins:
- the LOC128672448 gene encoding uncharacterized protein LOC128672448 → MKNFMKLNIVLGAFVLISTVKCKDLAKEDVDKVIEDEITEKLSDDLIQSIEKKFQVDLERSVDIVLMKIKMLLQNGTNHIQDRLLELQTLLETIKKDTDSEIDACLQDRQNETSALAEKALHQMVVCGYALIGHDPTEAVKNVIQMKNMIKEGLTPIYKQKSEVYNLLKVCGHEHDTLKKVVKCVISKSPVIKSAMMDVTSKLIDGVVDLTKLMAHGAMHEACLIEVVKSIEDEAFLIVNKVKGCSYGNSTKVLEETKKYIKNNNATVLNFDGEDTNGSAVKDVLRRMLNPGDVKDEIGSENFLSKESKKDKK, encoded by the exons atgaagaattttatgaaGTTAAACATTGTTCTTGGAGCATTTGTG TTAATAAGTACAGTCAAGTGCAAGGATTTAGCCAAAGAAGATGTCGATAAGGTAATAGAAGACGAGATAACGGAGAAACTGAGTGATGACCTCATCCAGAGCATCGAGAAGAAGTTTCAAGTCGACCTAGAAAG ATCTGTGGATATCGTTCTGATGAAAATCAAAATGCTGCTGCAGAATGGAACTAATCACATCCAGGACAGATTGCTTGAACTACAAACGCTTTtagaaactattaaaaaagatACAGATAGTGAG ATTGACGCTTGCCTCCAAGATAGACAAAATGAGACTTCTGCGTTGGCGGAGAAGGCACTTCATCAGATGGTGGTCTGTGGATATGCCCTGATAGGTCACGACCCAACAGAAGCGGTGAAGAATGTGATACAAATGAAGAATATGATCAAGGAGGGACTGACGCCG atttacaAGCAAAAGTCGGAGGTGTACAACCTTCTGAAGGTGTGTGGCCATGAGCACGATACCTTGAAGAAAGTCGTCAAATGCGTTATCTCCAAG TCTCCGGTAATCAAGTCAGCGATGATGGATGTAACCAGCAAGCTGATCGACGGCGTGGTGGATCTGACGAAGCTAATGGCGCACGGGGCCATGCACGAAGCGTGCCTTATTGAAGTAGTGAAGTCTATTGAAGACGAGGCGTTTTTGATTGTTAACAAAGTAAAAGGATGCAG CTACGGAAATAGTACTAAAGTCTTAgaagaaacaaagaaatatattaaaaataacaacgcGACGGTTCTCAACTTTGATGGAGAAGACACTAACGGGAGTGCAGTGAAAGATGTGCTGAGAAGAATGCTAAACCCTGGTGATGTTAAAGATGAAATAGGTTCAGAGAACTTCCTTTCGAAAGAAAGCAaaaaggataaaaagtaa